The window TATGAGGACTGTAGGCTAATATGTATATACTTAAGGAGGCATAATGACTGCATGGAACAACCGCTGAAACAAAACTCTGAATTGTAAAACTTAGTAGAAGGGAAATAAATGACAGAACAAGATATTTCAGTGTGGAGAGGACCTGCCtagtatatatgtttatgtatattaatACAGTTAAATGGGGATGCCTTCCCTTCACAAATGAGTATATGAATGTAATGCCATTCCAACCAGAATCACCATGGTGTTCCTTGAAACTGGACAAAAATTATTGAAGCTTaggtgaaaaaaatgaatatgtaaGAGTGtaagatatttttgaaaaaggaatgTGTTGAGAGAGGAGGTTTTTACTCACCAGATATTAAAGCAGTATAAAGCTACTAAAATCAAAGTATGTGATACTGTCATGGGAAAGAACAGATATGTAAGGGAAGTGGACTAGACATTCCAGAAATAGATGCAACATATGTGGGAACGTAATGTAAGCACTCCATTTCACTGGgaaaagaatacattaaaaataatgatagcaAAACAATCTCAACATAGAATAGAAATTTATAAtagaataaaagttaaattataaAGTTTTAAGTAATAAAAGTAATATCAGAAAATATATACTCTTAGAGCCTtctaaagaaaaacaggaaacttggaaaccctaaagaaaaaaatgtagagattttaccaaattaaaattttaaaaacactataaacaaaattttaaaaaaacaactgagAAAAGTAAAAGTTTACAAAAAGTCAACATATATCCCTAAAACACAAAAAACTGCAACAAATAGACCACTGACAACCAGTAGAAAGATAAGCAAAGCTTTCATTTGGGAGGCTTCTTGTCTTAAGTTCtgtgaaatatttctttgaaaaatacctCTAATGTTTATCGCTTTGTCTCTGGCATGCTTATTAGTTAGATGATGGACCTGATTTATTACTTCACAACTTAAGACTAAGGCAATGGAGATGtatgtatattaatacatgtgtgtgtatatatacatatatatatatgtgtatatataacttcTTGGGGGTAGTTTATTAACTGATAGACTTCACTTTGGGGTGATGAGTAGGGGACCAACTACTATGCTTGGGGAGTCCCTAGGGAACAGAAtgtttaagattcttttctttgGGAGCATTTCGTTAGAGAACCTCTATCATTTTGCCTAGGGAGCTGATCCCTAGTTGTCAGGCTTCTTGTCAGTATAGGGATATTAATTCTTTGTGGAGACTTTCAGTTAATCCTCTCACTGTAGCTCTCTGCCATACCGGGTTCTGTATCCAAAGCACCTTCAGGGTCTGTGATGCCAGGAATCTTCCTCCTTGGCTACGTCTTTaggttcttctctctttttttcctaacaGTGATACAGTTATTGAACAGATGCAATTATCTCCTTAGCTGGTCCCACATGTAACCACTGGACTAAATGTGAGATGGTTTGGCGACATTAGCAACAAGACTGGTAGTGGGGCCTTAAGAACAGGTGACAAACTCTTAAGGCTGATCTTGATTCCCTGCCCCAGGCTGGCCAACTGATTGGAAGAGAATTTGCAACATGTAAATTTTTTAGGATTGTAGCCATCAGGATACACACTGAAAAGTAATTCTGTTAACCATTATTTTAGTCTAAAGGAGCCACTTAAGAATGCCAAACGTTTTGTTCAAAATGCCATGGTTACTTTAGTTTAAAAGCCTTTCTTTCAAAGCCACCTCCCTTCACAACAGTAGCACTCTGGCAGTGAATTGAGTGGTCTAGGATTCGATGAAACTGTGGCTAATTTCTGGTCCCAatctggaaaataaaacaaattaatgatttattttaagaCTACTCAGTTTTAACACACTGTCTTTTCAGCAACAATTGTGTGCAATAACAGTGATTTATAAGATTTAAAAcgaatatatttaaaagatgtgGGGGGAAAAGGGCTTAATCAAAAGGTTGTTTTTGTGGTtcaatctcggattgaggcatgCTACTAGACTATtccaaaatgtaaataaaatgaaataaattgctTAAATTTGTATTCTTACATTCTAATTCTAGATACCTGCTTGGCCCTTTAAGCCCTAATAGgtctctttgtgtcttttttgTATCAAAATGTAGTTGTTACCATCCCTAAATTCAGACCCATTGGAGTGCCCTCATGTTTTATATTCCCTTGTCTACAATCACCAGCAGTTCTGCTTATCTAAAGGTATGGGTTCAAGGAGTTGGGTTGGATACTGCAATCATTGCATCTACAGCTAATGGACCAAAGACTAGAATGTTTCAGTGATAGTGTAACAAAACTTTATCAGGTACCCTGCTATTCCCTGTGTTAGGTGTTTTACTTAGGGTTAACCCTAAAATTCACAGATCCTCAGAGGCCCACTGATACTATCACCGCCTCAAAGAGATCAATGAACTCTCCCGAGTTTACACGGCTTGTGAGAGGAGGAGCCCACATTTGACCCAGGATTATCAGGCCCCAAAGTCCCTAATCTTTTCATTGTTCTCTTTACCTTCCATAGCACTTCAAcagcatttaaagaaataaacatttcttaataTTAAGAATGAATAACATTTCATTTACTCAGGAAATATAGCTGGAAATGCCATCTctggaagattttaaaaatcagatttaacTAAATGTGATGCTGTCCGTAGTTGGTAACCATATGACTTCTCAAAGCTTACTATTGTATTAAATAATAACTCTGACCTTCTTAAGGATTACATTGTATTCCAGGGAAATATATTAATGATGTTTAGAAGTATTAGAAATCCTACTTGATAGCCTTAGTGATCTTTGTTATGAGAATTATAATGGAGCTGAATTAGGTACATTTAACCAGGCAAATTCAACAGTAAATGTTTTAACAGCAACATTTTGGGGGGATTTCTCCTGCTATTCCACTTAGTGCATGTATATGCCTTCTGACAGTGGGTGCTACCAAGTCTGAAATATACTATACAAATTTGGGTGTGGGGAATACTATGGAAAGAACTGAAATGATTTTTTAGATTTCTATATCATTTGACAAAGTCAAATTATTGTTCATGTGGATTTGTGTGTGATGACTGCTTTGAAATGCATTgctgaaaaatgaagtgaaaaattaGTTGAGAACCATAGAGAAAATTTAACGAACTTGCTGAAGAATCCCATGTATTCCAAATGATTTAATGATTtagtattatttaatattatcacTGGGcaattaagaaattttaaaggatAACCTTGATTATATATGATTATTTCTTTATGCTCtagttttagaaattaatcccagTGAgataggtttttttaaaaaacaaacatttattgtggCACATGTTTGACCTTGATCATTAGTAATAGCTAACAGTTTTGGAGGTTTCTTAATGTTATGTACAGGCACGATGTTAAATTACTTACATGGGTATCTCAATTCTATTAGGTAGAtactatttttatcctttttgcaTGCGAGAAAACTGAAGGTCAGAATCTTAACTGTCACACTGCtactaaaagaatatattttattttggaagaatgaggtttttaaattatttggcaCCAAGGTGCATAAAACAAGGGCAACTTTCATCTGAGGGGCCATCTCACCCTCCCAGGCTATAAATTCCCTGAGAACAGAATCTTCTCTTCTACTGTGTCTTGCACATAGtcagtacttaataaatatttcccaAATAAATGGACCCCTATGTCCTAAGAAAGAACTTTTACTGAGGAGGAATTTCGTAATCAATAACCATAATCTGTCATGGTCTGTATGTAATCTGTTCTTCAGTTGTTCCCAAATAAGAGGTAAGAACTGAACATGAAATGCAAATTGCTAATCTAGACATGAACTTGGCCCTTAAAGTCTGATGACAAAGACTGGTCAAATGGATAAGATTTAAAAACAGTCTTACACCTTGATAAACACTGTAATAGTACTTTCTCTTATTCTGTGAAAGGCCTTCCCCCAAATACTCCTTCAAGGAGTCAGTTTCTTGAATTAAACAAAAGCTCGATTCAATGAGTGCTCAGCTTCGTAATAATTATCTGTTAGGTCTCTTGCAAACCAGCCCTTTGCCTGCCTGATAGTTGTTTATAAAATAATTGCCACCTAAGTATCTCTAAAATCCAAGTaaggtggttcagttcagttcagtcgctcaatcgtgtttCGACTccttgctactccatggactacagcacgccaggcctccctgtccatcaccaactcccagagtttacccaaactcatgttcattgagtcagtgatgccatccaaccatcgcatcctctgtcattccctattcctcctgccttcaatctttcccaacatcagggtcttttcaaatgagtcagctcttcgcatcaggtggccaaagtattggagtttcagcttcaacatcagtccttccaatgaacacccaggactgatctcctttaggatggactggttggatctccttgcaatccaagggactctcaagagtcttctccaacaccacagttccaaagcatcaattctttggcactcacctttctttatagcccaactctcacatccctagatgaccactggaaaaaacatagccttggctagatggacctttgttggcaaagtaatgtctctgctttttaatatgctctctaggttggtcataactttccttccaaggagtaagtgtcttttaatatcatggctgcagtcaccacctgcagtgattttagagcccccaaaaataaagtctgactgtttccactgttttcccatctatttgccatgaagtgatgggaccagatgccatgatcttagttttctgaatgttgagctttaagtcaacttttttcactctcctctttcactttcatcaagaggctctttagttcttctttgctttctgccattaagggtggtgtcatctgcgtatctgaggttattaatatttctcccagcaatcttgattccagcttgtgcttcatctaccccaacatttctcatgatgtactctgcatgtaagttaaataagcacggtgcaAATATATagcttgacatattccttttcctatttggaaccagtctgttgttttatgtccagttctaactgttgcttcctgacctgcatacagatttctcaaggagcaggtcaggtgatctgatattcccatctctttcagaattttccagttaattatgatccacacagtcaaaggctttggcatagtcaataaagcagaaatagatgattttctggaactcgcttgcttttttgatgatccagcagatgttggcaatttgatctctggttcctctgcctttaaggtggtgctagtgataaagaacccacctgccaatgcaggtgacatgggttcaatccttgggttgggaagattctctgaaggcgggcatggcaacctactccagtattcttgctgaaaaatcctgtggacagaagagcctggcaggctacggtccacggagtcacatagagtcggatacaactgaagtgacttagcatacagggACGCATGCATTCTGTGCTGCTACTAGACAGACTGGgcacctgggaccctttgctgcagtgctatAATGCTTACACCTGGAAAAACTTCTCCAGTAACAAAATATTagtacaaagaaatgaaaagggactaaaaataactgcatgcaggCAGTTGGGGGAAACAAAAAGAGCAAAAATCCCAACTGCCATTTTTGAGGAGCTGGAAGTGGAAGCAAAAAGAGCGTCTCGGGAGCTTTGGCTCTGcacatgccccctgcacacaccaccaccaAAGAGGTGTCAAAACACCTAAGCCCGATCCCTGAACACACCTCTACTCACATCCCATATAAGGAACCAGCTCTACCATAAACCAAACAAGGGAACCTGTTACTTGTTCTTGCTCCCTCCTGCAGCTAGCACAGGAGCCCCAATACaaaccttgcctgaatttcttgtctggcctttAGTCAATTTCTATTGCTTGGGGAAGGCCTAGCACCCTGGTCGGTTTCACTGCCTCCCATCATCAGCTGCCTGAAGCACTGGTTCCCGACTCGGCTGTACAAAGGAATTATCTGGGGAGTTTCACAAATTACTGATGCCTGGGACCTTCTTCCTCCCACCAGGAGATTCTGACTTAATTGGTATTGGGTATATCCTCGGCagctggatttttaaaagtgatgTAGCTGAAGTTAAAAACCTTCAGCGTAACCCCTGCAAATCATCTCCTGACCCTTCTTACTCCATCTTGGCTCCACTCTACTCCCCATCCTGTCCCTTTTTCTTCTCCATAGTTGGAGTAATCTTTTCAAACTGCAGTTGTAACTGCGTCACCTCCACCCCCTTAAAacgtgggggcttcccaggtggccctagtggtaagaacctgcctgccactgcaggagacataagagatgcaggtttgattcctgggtcaggaaaatcccctggagaaggaaatggcaacccattccagtattctttctaaagaattccatggacaggggagcctggtgggctacagtccacaaggttgcaaagagtttgacacgattGAAATGACTGCATGAACCCcttaaaacttttcaaaactTTCCCAGTAATCTCAAGCTAGAGGCCCCAAACCCGAAAATGGCTCATAAAGCCctccttgttcttcttttttaaaatatttatttatttggcttggttgggtcttagttgcagcaagtgagaTACTCAATCTTCCTTGCgtcatgtgggatttttagtggaggcatgcaaactcttactgGCATCGTGTGGGatttagctccttgaccagggactgaacccaggcccctgcatggGAGTGCGGTTATagtcactgaaccaccaaggaggTCCCCAAGCCCTCCCTGACCTTGTCATCTCTTTAGCCACACCCTTCTTGACCTCTGGGCTccaacacatttattttttagttcttcAACCATGCCATGCTCTTACCACAGTGCCTTTGCACACACTGTGCCTAGTGGAGCTCTTCTCCCATTCCTTGCCTAGTTAACTTTTAGCTCATCTTTCCGCTGTCAACTCATCATTTTTCTGACCTGTTATATGCTCTTATAACACCACATAAACTCTGCTTCATAAGACTTATGGCCAGTGAGATTTTATGCTTATTTCTATGCTGGTTCCCCCATTGAAGCTCCTTGAATGTAGAAACTTTgggtctatttctgcttcacatgGTGTTGCTAAAACCTTTCACACTGGCCTATAGTTATACTCTCAAATTAGTTACTAAAGGAATATGTATGAACGAATGAAAATACGCTTCACATCAGATCTATCACCAAATTCAACTGATGTCAGCTCCAAAATATCTCCAGGGCCCATTTATTCCTTTTtgtcttccctgctggtccaagccaccatcatctctgGTCTCAACTACTAAACAGTTTCCTCACTGGTCTGCAGACCTTCCCTCTTGTTCCTCTCCAGTGTCCTAACAGCAGGCAGACTGATCTTTTTAAAACCCCAATAATATGCTACTCCTATGTTCAAAATTATTCCaagtctttccattgttctcAGAATAGAATCCAAGCATCTTACCACTCTCACCCTCACTGACTACCCACCGAACTATACTGGCCTCGTTTCTGTTCCTCAAACATGCAAGCCCTTTCCAACTTTCAGGCTTTAGCACTTACTGCTATTTATATGATTTATTGTTATTTTCCAGGGCTCAGCTAAAATTATATACAGATATTCCCTGACTGCAGTATTAAAAGTAATCTCCCTTGGCTACATTCATCACTGTTTACTTCCCTAACAGCTCTACTACAGtctaaagttctttttaaaatgtacttggtTATGTTccatatgggctttccaggtggtaccagtggtaaaacaaacaaaaacgccgcctgctgatgcaggagacgtaagagacaatgggttcaatccctaggtggggaagatcccctggaggagggcacggcaacccactccagtattcttgcctggagaatcccataaatagaggagcctggccagctacggtccattgggtagcaaagagtcagacatgactgaagtgacttagctcatGCTCCATATCCCCCATTAGAATGTCAGCTCCATGAAAGCAGATGTCTTGTTTCTCCTGGTCACTGTACTCCCAGCAGACAGATAGTTTGTACTGGGTGTTCAACCAGTAACTGAATCATCTTACGGCTGCCAGCTTCCAAGATGGATCCCAATGATTCTTGCCCTCTGGTGGCATCCATGCCCTTGGGTCTGACTCCCCTCCCACATCGCTTCAGGGCTGACTGTAATATGACCTTCAAGTTTAAGCCATAAAAGACATTGCAGTTCCCACCTTCATCTCAGATTACTCATTCCAGGGGAAGATAACTGTCACACCATCAGGATGCTCAGCATGGAAAGACATCAAGACACCAATCCCCAACCAGCCTGTGACAACCATGTGAGCCGTCATACTTGACAACTGTATGAGTGAACCACCTTGAGGGTGGATCCTCCAGCCCCCGTTGAGCCTTCACACGATGAAGCTTTCACTGTCATAGACTGCTACCTTGAGAGAGACTCTGAGCAAGAACTGCCCACCTGAGCAGTTCTCAAACCCTAACCCACTGAAATGATGAGAGGTAGTAATAAAAATCATCATTATCGATGTTTTAGGTCACTGGGTTTTGGAATGATTTGTTATTCCACAATAGAAAACTAACATACACCCCATGAGTGATAAACGGAGCCCTGAATATTTCAACGTAAATTATCTCTTAAATCGGTCAGGCTTCAAACCTCATTAAGCAGGGAATGATCCTAGGCCACACTTTCAAGTACCATATTTTCCATATTTCTATCAGAGGCTTTAACAATCTTGCAGTACAAGTGGGACACTGTGCAATTAGCTTTAATTGCTCTCCTGTGAATTCTTTATTCGGTactgtcttttctctctcctgaGGCTCTGCCATATGAGTCTTCTTCCCATGTCTCATGAAACTTGCTCAGTTCAATTTAAGAGCAAGTTTTGGGAGTGTGACACCTTTGCACATGACCCAGACTGAGGACTTAGCAGCTGCTTGCTTGAACAGGTTTTTacgtctctgagcctctgtttcctcttctgctAAATGGAGTTGGTAAAAATACCTACTTTGTGGGGACAATACGACTCATTGCAACGGTAAGCGTGACATGCATATGAGTAAATCACTTAGCGCACTTTGGGCAcatgacaaatattttaaattttagcaaTTATCCTAAAATGCGGACTCTGATCTCTATTTTACAAACAGAAAGGTTCAGAAAAGTCGAGTGTCCTGCCCGACACCACACAGCTAGAATGTGGCAGGCCTGTAGCACTCTAAGGCCTGAATTCTGCTCACTGCCTCGCACTGCTCCATCCATGGTTCTGCCACCACCTCCCAGCTGCTCTTCTCACCTGCTGGCTGTGTCTTCTCCTGCCCGAGTTAAGCAGTCCGACAGACTGATGCTAAGCTAATCATCAGACAGAGGATGCTAAGCTAACATCCTCTGAAGCTGACTGGGTTGCCCCCTTGACTCTGGTGCTATAACGGCTCTGATTATGCAGATTCAACTTTCCAGGCTCCTGTAGCTCCTCTTCAGTTCCAGGCACTCTTGCCCACTCTGCCAATCTGCATTTGGCTTCCCACTTCTGTTCTACCTTGCTCAATCAGGCCTGGCCCTCTTGGGGTTCCTCCCTGCTCCCCTACCCACCCCCACAAACCTCCCCCTTCTTCTCATCCACTGCCTCTGGTATGTCCCCATTTCTTTTGCTACCTGCAAGTCTTATCCATCGAGATCAAGCTTAGGTCCCCACGAGCGCATTCTGCTCCAGGCCCCAGTGTTCTCATCTTTCAGCTGCTGCTCCTCTACTTGTCAGTTTTTCCTAGggagctcagcagtaaagaatctgcctgccaacacaggaggctcaggtttgatccctgggtcaggaagatcccctggagaaggaaatagcaacccacaccagtctttttgctgggaaaatcccatggacagagaggccggtgggctacagtccatggggttgcaaagagtcagatatgacttagcaactcaacagtagcagcagcaacctctgaTAGGTTCATTATTGCCTCATCTTCCCAGTTAGACTGTGAGCTTCCTGAGGCTGAGATCATAGTATGGACTTCCTTTTACCTCCTCCCATGGCACTTAGCCTGGGTGTTTTCTTTGCTAAGCATTCACCTGATTTGATAGGTTTGGAAAGAATTAGGAATTGTCTTTTAAAAGTGTTTACCATCCCTTTGGAAACTAGAGGTCACCTAGATTCCCTCATACAAAGGAAAGAGATTTCACACTGTCAGCCTCCAAAAACTGCTTCTACAGGGATGGGAGCCCCACAGATGCTTCCCAACCACCCCTTCTCTTTTCCAACCCCACCTCAGCCCCAGGTAATGTCCTCCACCCGAAGCTGACTTTCTTTAATATAACCCTCCCAAGGACCCCTGATTCCTACCACTCCATACCTCCTCCTCCAATGACCTATCTCAGCCCTCACCCTCCTCCCTATCCCCTCAGCTCCCTCTCTTCTCAGGCTCCAAACTTCTCTCACCTCCCAGAACCCAGATTAGCCAGCTTGCAGCTTCTTATCCCAACTCGCCCTGTTACTCTCTGGCCCCAATCCCAGCTTCATCCTTCACCACCCCTATGCCTGGCTCCACTCCCCAAGATCTGCCTGGTTCTGCTGGGTTCCCGCTCTTCCCGATTGCTATTTTTTCCTGTCCCCTTGGGACTGAGTCTCAGCCCTGCTCTGTCATTCCCTCCAGGCTTTAGCTCTTTGttcaggggagaaaaaaagaggggTAGATTCTTCCCATTCCACATCCCATTCCTCTCACCATACTTTTActagttttgttatttttaattttaagattaaaaaaaagtggctcattttaaagaaaactgttGAATAGATAGTAGTACAAGTGATGCTCATCTGTGACAGAGGTAAAATAGCTTAAAGGTCCAGCACAGACCTTGGGCTAGGGCTGAATTCTGTGTCTGAAATGGCCTGGGTCTGGGTTTTGCTTCTCCTGTTTCCTGTGACTTGGGGCTGTCTCTGCAACTTGGTCACTGTAAAGTGGGGGAAATAATAGCATTTACTGCAGAGagctgttcggagaaggcaatggcaccccactccactactcttgcctggaaaatcccatggatggaggagcctggtgggctgaagtccatggggtcgctaagagtcgggcacaactgagcgacttcactttcacttttcactctcatgcattggagaaggaaatggcaacccactccagtgttcttgcctggaggatcccagggacgggggagcctggtgggctgccatctatggggttgcacagagtcggacacaactgaagtgacttagcagcagcagcagcagcagagagctgtTAGAAGGACGAAATATATGCTTCCCACCGTGTAAGAGCCCCGGAAGTATTGGGGTTTACTCACTTAGAAAGTCTGTCAATAGAGCAATCGACACTGTGACTAAAATCCAAAGTGTCAGTGATTATAGGAATGCAGTCAAGTTTAAGGTCATAACCACGTGTACTCCCCAGGGTCATATCTGTGGGGGGCCTTGGCCCCTCAGCACTCACACACGGGCTGCAGCATGGAGAAATACTACAGAGGGAACTTAGAATTTTTGAAACATACctgcaaatattaaataattgtcGTAAATCCATTTAAAATAGAATGAGGGGAGGAAGATCCTCTCAACAGTATGGCACAATAACAAATTTGTCAAGTGACAAGGGGCTCCGAGGAGTGGTCAGACTTGAGCTTGCTTTCTACCAAGGACATTTATGAATTTTCAGCCTTAAAGTCTCCTCTATGAGGAGCTAGGAAAGAAGGATGTAGCCCAGGGGCAGCTCTCTAAACTCTTCTTCCTGCCCCAGACACAAGTGAATACCCCTCCTTGCCAATGTGACTGGTCCCAGACATGCTCCCTGAGACAGCAAgcccacaggagatgctcaaatgTGGCCCAGGCAGAGTTGCTCTCAGACAGTAAGAACCCTTGATCTGACTTACCCATCTTGTAAAACGGCAAAGAATAGTCTCTTTGGTAAGAGGTTTCTTTATACCATGGTTCAGCAGGCTTTGAACATCTTCGAAAACAGACGTACTGAATGAGAGTTTGTTGGTCTAATTGAGGCTGATACTGACTTTTCTTCTTAGATGGAATTTCCAAGTCTATGAGAGGtctaaatgaaaatagaaacagcTTGCTAAATGCCCACCcagtagaagaaaaatatttcattttctcatcAGCTGAAATCCATTCCCTAAAAGTGGTCCGGAGGCTACCAAGATAGTATTGACAAGACTCTGTAACTCCAGGGTTAGCCCTAGCAAACTTGTCAGTAGATGGTTCAAGGATTCCAGACCCTTGTTCTTCCCTTTAGCATCCCTCCTCCTCTCTAATCACAGGTCACAGAATGTGATCTGCATCAAAACTTCCTCTGGATCTGTTCTGGCATTGCTACTTCCCAGTGCCCTTTTGAAGTGTGATTTTTGTTTGCATATTTAGTTCCCTCAAGGTACTAGTGCTTTATTTTGACCAGACTAACCACTATGGTGCATATTGATGTTTGATGAGCCTGAAACTGGTTATAACCTTCCTGAACCTCCAGATGAGTATAATGtgagctgtgggcttgtcatatgtggaatttattatgttgaagtatgttcccttTATGCCCAGTTTTTTGAAAGCTTTAATCATggttctcaacatcactaattattcatttcagttcagttcagtcgctcattcgtgtccaactctttgcgaccccatgaatcatggcatgccaagcctccctgtgcatcaccaactcccagagtttacccaaacttatgtccatcgagttggtgatgccatccagccatctcatcctctgtcgtccccttctcctcctgcccccgatccctcccagcatcagagtcttttccaatgaatcaactcttcgcatgaggtggccaaagtactggagtttcagcttcaacatcatttcttccaaagaaatcccagggctgatctccttcagaatggactggttggatctccttgcagtccaagggactctcaagagtcttctccaacaccacagttcaaaagcatcaattcttcggtgctcagctttcttttcacagtccaactctcacatccatacatgaccacaggaaaaaccatagccttgactagacggacctttgttggcaaagtaatgtctctgcttttcaatatgctatctaggttggtcatagcttttctttcaaggagcaagcatcttttaatttcatggctgcagtcaccgtttgcagtgattttttggagcccaagaaaataaagtctgacactgtttccactgtttccccatctatttgccatgaagtgatgggactagatactatgattttagttttttgaatgtttagttttaacccagctttttcactctcctccttcactttcatcaagaggcttttgagttcctcttcactttctgctataagggtggtgtcat is drawn from Bubalus kerabau isolate K-KA32 ecotype Philippines breed swamp buffalo chromosome 5, PCC_UOA_SB_1v2, whole genome shotgun sequence and contains these coding sequences:
- the SPMIP3 gene encoding protein SPMIP3; translation: MTAIRLREFIDRHPAIPPSIFIVHQGKDLHGYYTGQLARVHYDYSVKRSPRCSKPAEPWYKETSYQRDYSLPFYKMDWDQKLATVSSNPRPLNSLPECYCCEGRWL